In Mycolicibacterium phocaicum, one DNA window encodes the following:
- a CDS encoding cyclopropane mycolic acid synthase family methyltransferase, protein MAQNLQPHFADVQAHYDLSDDFFRLFLDPSQTYSCAYFERDDMTLEQAQIAKIDLALGKLGLTPGMTLLDVGCGWGATMRRAIEKYDVNVIGLTLSKNQATHVERLFENMNTTRSRRVLLEGWEQYDGTVDRIVSIGAFEHFGHERYPAFFQMAYDVLPPDGVMLLHTICATDPRYTNLPVTIDLLRFVKFIMTEIFPGGRLPSAPMVRQHAAAAGFKVTRVQSLQPHYARTLDLWAEALETHRDEAISVQSVEVYDRYMKYLTGCAKMFRLRQVDVHQFTLEKS, encoded by the coding sequence ATGGCGCAGAATCTTCAACCGCATTTCGCGGACGTTCAAGCCCACTATGACTTGTCCGACGACTTCTTCAGACTGTTCCTGGACCCCAGCCAGACCTACAGCTGCGCATACTTCGAGCGCGACGACATGACACTCGAACAAGCCCAAATAGCCAAGATCGACCTCGCCCTCGGAAAGCTCGGCCTCACACCGGGAATGACGCTGCTCGACGTCGGCTGCGGCTGGGGCGCCACCATGCGCCGCGCCATCGAGAAGTACGACGTGAACGTCATCGGCCTCACCTTGTCCAAAAACCAGGCCACCCACGTCGAACGGCTCTTCGAGAACATGAACACCACCCGCTCCCGTCGCGTCCTGCTCGAAGGCTGGGAACAATACGACGGAACCGTCGACCGGATCGTATCCATCGGCGCGTTCGAGCATTTCGGTCACGAACGCTATCCGGCGTTCTTCCAGATGGCCTACGACGTCCTCCCGCCCGACGGCGTCATGCTGCTGCACACCATCTGCGCCACCGATCCGCGTTACACGAACCTGCCTGTGACGATCGACCTGCTGCGGTTCGTCAAGTTCATCATGACCGAGATTTTCCCGGGTGGCCGGCTGCCGTCCGCCCCGATGGTGCGTCAGCACGCCGCGGCGGCCGGATTCAAGGTGACTCGAGTCCAGTCACTGCAGCCGCACTACGCGCGCACCCTCGACCTCTGGGCCGAAGCCCTGGAGACGCACCGCGACGAAGCAATCTCAGTGCAATCGGTCGAGGTCTACGACCGGTACATGAAATATCTGACCGGGTGCGCGAAAATGTTCCGGCTGCGCCAGGTCGATGTCCATCAATTCACCCTCGAAAAGTCGTGA
- a CDS encoding cyclopropane mycolic acid synthase family methyltransferase yields MPAGSQEEMRPHFEEIQAHYDLSDDFFALFQDPSRTYSCAYFEPPTLDLEQAQLAKIDLNLDNLDLKPGMTLLDIGCGWGATARRAVEKYDVNVIGLTLSKNQRAFTQQLLDDIDTERTRRVLLQGWEQFDEPVDRIVSIEAFEHFGFERYPDFFKKCFDILPADGRMTIQSSVGFHPYQLNADGKKVTFETARFIKFIVTEIFPGGRIPTTDMMIEHGVLAGFVVPEAISLRPHYIRTLKTWGDALEANHAKAVEIQSEEVYQRFMKYLRGCERYFTEGLLDVTLASYHKRTA; encoded by the coding sequence ATGCCTGCTGGTTCCCAAGAAGAAATGCGTCCGCATTTCGAAGAGATCCAAGCCCACTACGACCTGTCCGACGACTTCTTCGCCCTGTTCCAAGACCCGTCGCGCACCTACAGCTGCGCGTACTTCGAACCGCCGACCTTGGACCTTGAACAAGCGCAGCTCGCCAAGATCGATCTCAACCTCGACAATCTCGACCTCAAACCGGGAATGACGTTGTTGGACATCGGTTGTGGCTGGGGCGCCACCGCACGACGCGCAGTCGAGAAGTACGACGTCAACGTCATCGGATTGACCCTGTCGAAGAACCAGAGGGCGTTCACGCAACAACTCCTGGACGATATCGACACCGAGCGAACCCGCCGGGTGCTGCTGCAGGGGTGGGAACAGTTCGACGAGCCCGTCGACCGGATCGTGTCCATCGAAGCCTTCGAGCACTTCGGTTTCGAACGCTATCCGGATTTCTTCAAGAAGTGCTTCGACATTCTTCCCGCCGACGGTCGGATGACCATTCAGAGCAGCGTCGGTTTCCATCCGTACCAGTTGAACGCAGACGGTAAGAAGGTCACCTTCGAAACCGCCCGCTTCATCAAATTCATCGTCACCGAAATCTTCCCGGGCGGCCGGATTCCGACGACGGACATGATGATCGAGCACGGCGTACTTGCCGGTTTCGTCGTCCCCGAGGCCATCTCCCTACGGCCGCACTACATCCGGACGCTCAAGACGTGGGGCGACGCGCTCGAGGCCAATCATGCGAAGGCGGTGGAAATCCAGTCCGAGGAGGTCTACCAGCGCTTCATGAAGTATCTGCGCGGGTGCGAACGCTATTTCACCGAAGGCCTGCTCGACGTCACGCTCGCCAGTTACCACAAGCGCACGGCCTAG
- a CDS encoding phosphoribosylaminoimidazolesuccinocarboxamide synthase: MRPALSDYRHLTSGKVRDLYRIDDDHLLFVASDRISAFDYVLDSEIPDKGRVLTAMSVFFFDYLAEQLGTANHLAGPADDDRIPAEVLGRALVVRSLDMMPVECVARGYLTGSGLIDYRKTGQVCGIALPEGLTEASRFGEPLFTPATKAEIGAHDENIAFDAVVKLVGTERAEQLRDETLKVYSAAAAHALTKGIILADTKFEFGVDADGGLVLADEVLTPDSSRYWPVEGYTEGVVQPSFDKQFVRNWLTGPDSGWDRAGDTPPPPLPDDIVEATRARYIEAYERISGRRFADWVGA, from the coding sequence ATGCGCCCAGCTTTGTCCGACTACCGGCATCTGACCAGCGGCAAGGTTCGCGACCTGTACCGCATCGACGACGACCACCTGCTGTTCGTCGCATCGGACCGGATCTCGGCTTTCGACTATGTCCTCGACAGCGAGATCCCGGACAAGGGCCGCGTCCTTACCGCCATGAGCGTCTTCTTCTTCGACTACCTGGCCGAGCAGCTGGGCACCGCCAACCACCTCGCCGGCCCGGCCGATGACGACCGCATCCCCGCCGAGGTGCTGGGCCGCGCCCTGGTGGTGCGCAGCCTGGACATGATGCCGGTCGAGTGCGTGGCGCGCGGTTACCTGACCGGTTCGGGGCTCATCGACTACCGCAAGACGGGCCAGGTATGCGGCATCGCGCTACCCGAGGGGCTGACAGAGGCCAGCCGGTTCGGTGAGCCGCTGTTCACGCCGGCGACCAAGGCCGAGATCGGGGCGCACGACGAGAACATCGCGTTCGACGCCGTCGTGAAGCTCGTCGGCACCGAGCGGGCCGAGCAGCTGCGTGACGAGACCCTGAAGGTTTACAGCGCCGCCGCCGCGCACGCGCTGACCAAGGGAATCATCCTGGCGGACACCAAGTTCGAGTTCGGAGTCGATGCCGACGGCGGGCTGGTACTCGCCGACGAGGTGCTGACACCGGACTCGTCGCGGTACTGGCCGGTCGAGGGCTACACCGAAGGTGTGGTGCAGCCCAGCTTCGACAAGCAGTTCGTCCGGAACTGGCTGACCGGCCCGGACTCCGGCTGGGACCGCGCCGGTGACACCCCGCCCCCGCCGTTGCCCGACGACATCGTCGAGGCCACCCGGGCGCGATACATCGAAGCGTACGAACGGATTTCGGGCCGCCGCTTTGCCGATTGGGTCGGCGCGTGA
- a CDS encoding cyclopropane mycolic acid synthase family methyltransferase — protein MAEKLKPHFADVQAHYDLSDDFFRLFLDPSQTYSCAYFERDDMTLEQAQLAKIDLALGKLGLEPGMTLLDVGCGWGATMRRAVEKYDVNVVGLTLSKNQAAYVNHLLDGVDTKRSRRVYLEGWEQFDEPVDRIVSIGAFEHFGHDRYPAFFQMAYDALPPDGVMLLHTICGIDPRRAAEMGIQLTFALARFVKFIVTEIFPGGRLPSIEMVENLSTAAGFRVTRVQSLQPHYAKTLDHWAEALEAHRDEAIAIQSVEVYDRYMKYLTGCADMFHRRQVDVNQFTLQK, from the coding sequence ATGGCAGAAAAACTCAAACCGCATTTTGCGGATGTCCAGGCGCATTACGACCTGTCAGATGATTTCTTCAGACTATTTCTGGATCCGAGCCAGACCTACAGCTGTGCGTATTTCGAGCGCGACGACATGACGCTGGAACAGGCCCAATTGGCGAAGATCGACCTCGCGCTGGGCAAGCTGGGCCTCGAGCCCGGCATGACACTGCTCGACGTCGGCTGCGGCTGGGGCGCGACGATGCGGCGCGCCGTCGAGAAGTACGACGTCAACGTCGTCGGGCTGACACTGTCGAAAAACCAAGCCGCATATGTCAATCACCTGCTCGACGGCGTGGACACGAAGCGTTCGCGCCGCGTGTACCTGGAGGGGTGGGAACAGTTCGACGAACCGGTCGACCGGATTGTGTCCATCGGCGCGTTCGAGCACTTCGGCCACGACCGCTATCCGGCGTTCTTCCAGATGGCCTATGACGCGTTGCCGCCCGACGGCGTCATGCTGCTGCACACCATCTGTGGCATCGACCCGCGCCGGGCCGCGGAAATGGGCATCCAGCTGACGTTCGCGTTGGCCAGGTTTGTGAAGTTCATCGTGACCGAGATCTTCCCCGGTGGCCGGCTGCCGTCCATCGAGATGGTCGAAAACCTCTCCACCGCAGCCGGATTCCGCGTGACCCGCGTGCAGTCGCTGCAGCCGCACTATGCGAAAACCCTCGACCACTGGGCCGAGGCACTCGAGGCGCACCGCGACGAGGCCATCGCGATCCAGTCGGTGGAGGTCTACGACCGGTACATGAAATATCTGACCGGCTGCGCCGACATGTTCCACCGCCGCCAGGTGGACGTCAATCAATTCACTCTGCAGAAGTAA
- a CDS encoding cytochrome P450 — protein MTLAGSLAGVDLTDLDNFASGFPHELFARHRAEAPVYWHEPTDNTPDGEGFWSVATHAETLAVLRDPVTYSSVTGGSRPFGGTLIQDLSIAGQVLNMMDDPRHAEIRRLVSSGLTPRMIARVEDDLRVRSRALLDAVTPGVPFDFLVDIAAELPMQMICILMGIPESQRHWLFEAIEPSFDFGGSRKAAITRLSVEEAGSRMYNFGMELIAAKRAEPTDDMLSVVANAEGVSDLEVYLFFNLLFSAGAETTRNSVAGGLLALCENPSQLALLRADLSLLPSAIEEMVRWTSPSPSKRRTATRAVSLGGCDIEPGQKVVVWEGSANRDELVFADPMTFDVTRKPNPHLGFGQGLHYCLGANLARLELRVLFEELLTRFPDIQVVEPPEWTRSNRHTGLRHLWVSLS, from the coding sequence GTGACCTTGGCGGGAAGCTTGGCCGGGGTCGACCTGACCGACCTCGACAACTTCGCGTCGGGCTTCCCGCACGAGTTGTTCGCGCGGCACCGCGCGGAAGCTCCGGTGTACTGGCACGAGCCGACCGACAACACCCCGGACGGCGAAGGCTTCTGGTCGGTCGCCACCCACGCGGAAACCCTTGCGGTGCTGCGTGATCCGGTGACGTACTCGTCTGTGACGGGCGGCTCGCGACCGTTCGGCGGGACGCTGATCCAGGACCTGTCGATCGCCGGCCAGGTACTGAACATGATGGACGATCCGCGGCACGCGGAGATTCGGCGGCTGGTGTCGTCGGGGCTGACGCCACGGATGATCGCGCGGGTCGAGGACGACCTGCGGGTGCGTAGCCGGGCACTGCTGGACGCGGTGACCCCGGGCGTGCCGTTCGATTTCCTGGTCGACATCGCCGCCGAGCTACCCATGCAGATGATCTGCATCCTGATGGGTATCCCTGAGTCACAACGGCATTGGCTGTTCGAGGCCATCGAGCCGAGCTTCGATTTCGGCGGCTCACGCAAGGCCGCCATCACCCGGTTGTCGGTGGAGGAAGCCGGCTCCCGGATGTACAACTTCGGCATGGAGCTGATCGCCGCCAAGCGGGCCGAACCGACCGACGACATGCTGTCGGTGGTGGCCAACGCCGAGGGCGTCTCCGATCTCGAGGTGTACCTGTTCTTCAACCTGCTGTTCAGTGCGGGCGCCGAGACCACCCGGAACTCGGTTGCCGGCGGACTGCTGGCGTTGTGCGAGAACCCATCTCAGTTGGCGCTGCTGCGCGCCGACCTGTCGCTGCTGCCGTCGGCGATCGAGGAGATGGTGCGCTGGACCTCGCCGTCGCCGTCCAAGCGGCGCACCGCGACGCGTGCCGTGTCGCTGGGCGGCTGCGATATCGAGCCGGGGCAGAAGGTGGTCGTGTGGGAAGGTTCGGCCAACCGCGACGAGCTGGTGTTCGCCGACCCCATGACGTTCGACGTGACCCGCAAGCCCAACCCGCACTTGGGATTCGGGCAGGGGCTGCACTACTGCCTGGGGGCCAACCTGGCCCGCCTGGAGCTGCGGGTGCTGTTCGAGGAGCTGCTGACCCGGTTCCCGGACATCCAGGTGGTCGAGCCACCTGAATGGACCCGCAGCAACCGGCACACCGGCCTCCGGCACCTCTGGGTTTCCCTGTCGTGA
- a CDS encoding S9 family peptidase: MSTPPIAKKVEHRREHHGDVFIDPYEWMRDKNDPEVLALLNAENAYTEEITAPLEPLRQKIFDEIKARTKETDLSVPTRRGDWWYYARSFEGKQYSVHCRCPISDPDDWTPPQLDEHTEVPGEQVLLDENVEAEGHDFFSLGAATVSVDANILAFSVDTVGDERYTLKFKDLRTGELYDDRITGIGAGGTWAADNRTLYYVTVDEAWRPDTVWRHRLGSGLPGEKVHHESDERFWVGVGRTRSDKYIFIAAGSAVTSEVRYADARDSKAEFTVVLPRKDSVEYSVEHAVVGGEDRFLILHNDGAENFTLVDVPVSAAPLAGIEGARTLIEHRDDVRLDGVDAFADQLVVSYRREALPRIQLWPFDSDGNYGDTQEIAFESELMSVGLSGNPNWSSPRLRVGATSFVIPVRIYDLDLATGERILLREQPVLGDYRPQDYLERRDWAVAADGTKVPLSIIQRAGAPTPAPALLYGYGAYESCEDPRFSIARLSLLDRGVVFVIAHVRGGGELGRGWYEHGKLLEKKNSFTDFISAAEHLIATGVTRPENLVALGGSAGGLLMGAVANMAPQLFAGILAQVPFVDALTTILDPSLPLTVTEWDEWGNPLADKDVYDYMKSYTPYENVTAQDYPAILAMTSLNDTRVYYVEPAKWVAALRSTKTDDHPVLLKTEMAAGHGGTSGRYERWKEAAFQYAWVLATADRDKYGSGQVDDLLDGAHT; the protein is encoded by the coding sequence GTGAGCACCCCGCCGATCGCCAAGAAGGTCGAGCATCGCCGCGAACACCACGGCGACGTGTTCATCGACCCGTACGAGTGGATGCGCGACAAGAACGATCCCGAGGTGCTCGCACTCCTGAACGCGGAGAACGCCTACACCGAGGAGATCACCGCACCACTGGAACCGTTGCGGCAGAAGATCTTCGACGAGATCAAGGCCCGTACCAAAGAGACCGACCTGTCGGTGCCGACCCGTCGCGGCGACTGGTGGTACTACGCCCGCAGCTTCGAGGGCAAGCAGTACAGCGTGCATTGCCGGTGCCCCATCAGCGATCCCGACGACTGGACCCCGCCGCAGCTCGACGAGCACACCGAGGTCCCCGGCGAGCAGGTGTTGCTGGACGAGAACGTCGAGGCCGAGGGGCATGACTTCTTCTCTCTCGGCGCGGCCACCGTCAGTGTCGACGCCAACATCCTGGCGTTCTCCGTCGACACCGTCGGCGACGAGCGATACACGTTGAAGTTCAAGGATTTACGCACGGGTGAGCTGTACGACGACCGGATCACCGGCATCGGCGCGGGCGGCACCTGGGCGGCCGACAACCGGACGCTCTACTACGTCACGGTCGACGAGGCCTGGCGGCCCGACACCGTCTGGCGACACCGCCTGGGCTCCGGGCTGCCGGGCGAGAAGGTGCACCACGAATCCGACGAGCGGTTCTGGGTGGGCGTGGGCCGCACCCGCAGTGACAAGTACATCTTCATCGCGGCCGGCAGCGCGGTCACCTCCGAGGTGCGCTACGCCGACGCGCGCGATTCCAAGGCCGAGTTCACGGTCGTGTTGCCGCGCAAGGATTCCGTGGAGTACTCGGTCGAGCACGCGGTGGTCGGCGGCGAGGATCGGTTCCTGATCCTGCACAACGACGGCGCCGAGAACTTCACCCTCGTGGATGTGCCGGTGTCCGCTGCCCCGCTGGCCGGCATCGAGGGCGCCCGCACGCTCATCGAGCACCGCGACGACGTGCGCCTCGATGGTGTCGACGCGTTCGCCGACCAGTTGGTGGTCAGTTATCGCCGCGAAGCCTTGCCGCGGATTCAGCTGTGGCCCTTCGATTCCGACGGCAACTACGGCGACACCCAGGAGATCGCCTTCGAGTCGGAACTGATGTCGGTCGGCCTCTCGGGCAACCCGAACTGGTCGTCGCCGCGGCTGCGGGTGGGGGCGACGTCGTTCGTCATCCCGGTGCGGATCTATGACCTGGACCTGGCCACCGGGGAACGAATCCTGTTGCGCGAGCAGCCGGTTCTCGGTGACTACCGGCCGCAGGACTATCTCGAGCGCCGGGACTGGGCCGTGGCGGCCGACGGCACGAAGGTGCCGCTGTCGATCATCCAGCGGGCGGGCGCGCCGACGCCGGCGCCGGCGCTGCTGTACGGCTACGGCGCCTACGAGTCCTGCGAGGACCCGCGCTTCTCGATCGCGCGACTGTCGCTGCTGGACCGCGGCGTGGTGTTCGTCATCGCGCATGTGCGTGGCGGCGGCGAGTTGGGACGCGGTTGGTACGAGCACGGCAAGCTGCTGGAGAAGAAGAACTCCTTCACCGACTTCATAAGTGCCGCAGAGCATCTCATCGCCACCGGCGTCACCCGGCCGGAGAATCTCGTGGCCCTCGGCGGCAGTGCCGGTGGCCTGCTGATGGGTGCGGTCGCCAACATGGCGCCGCAGCTGTTCGCCGGGATCCTGGCGCAGGTGCCCTTCGTCGACGCCCTGACCACCATCCTCGATCCGTCGTTGCCGCTCACCGTCACCGAGTGGGACGAGTGGGGTAATCCGTTGGCGGACAAGGACGTCTACGACTACATGAAGTCCTACACGCCGTACGAGAACGTGACGGCCCAGGACTACCCGGCGATCCTGGCGATGACGTCGCTCAACGACACCCGCGTGTACTACGTCGAACCGGCGAAATGGGTTGCCGCGCTGCGCAGCACCAAGACCGACGACCATCCCGTCCTGCTCAAGACCGAGATGGCCGCCGGGCACGGCGGCACCAGTGGGCGTTACGAACGCTGGAAAGAAGCCGCGTTCCAGTACGCCTGGGTGCTAGCCACCGCGGACCGCGACAAATATGGCAGCGGCCAGGTAGACGACCTCCTGGACGGAGCGCACACCTAG
- a CDS encoding DoxX family protein yields MAVLLALVLGSLAARVAGWFGVGYVDSWPSAIAVGLALMFFMTGVAHFTPGMRRDMIAIVPPRLPSPERLVAITGVLELLGAVGLLFPPTRVAAAICLFLLMLAMFPANIYAAQMPDTPPSMTANLGVRSVQEVVYLAAAIFVAVRGG; encoded by the coding sequence ATGGCCGTTCTTCTCGCTCTCGTGTTGGGCAGTTTGGCCGCGCGCGTAGCCGGCTGGTTCGGGGTCGGTTACGTCGACAGCTGGCCGAGCGCCATCGCGGTCGGCCTGGCCCTGATGTTCTTCATGACCGGCGTCGCGCACTTCACCCCGGGCATGCGGCGCGACATGATCGCGATCGTCCCACCGCGGCTGCCCTCGCCGGAACGTCTGGTGGCCATCACCGGCGTGCTCGAACTGCTCGGCGCTGTCGGGCTCCTGTTTCCGCCCACTCGCGTCGCGGCCGCGATCTGCCTGTTCCTGCTGATGCTGGCCATGTTCCCGGCCAACATCTACGCCGCGCAGATGCCCGACACCCCGCCGTCCATGACGGCGAATCTAGGTGTGCGCTCCGTCCAGGAGGTCGTCTACCTGGCCGCTGCCATATTTGTCGCGGTCCGCGGTGGCTAG
- a CDS encoding geranylgeranyl reductase family protein codes for MTQGFDVAIVGGGPAGSAAAWQAAQAGARVLLLDKAEFPRDKPCGDGLTPRAVSYIQKMGLAEQVAKFHRVNRATVYSPSRWDLAFPDRPGMPDHGHVARRLDLDLMLLDRAEFCGAEVRRGTEVAGPILDDGGRVAGVVLKSGERVAADAVIAADGAHSPVKRALNLVSQHNGYAAIAIRAEMSANRPDVDSLDVHLQLRFRGDQLPGYGWVFPLGGGRVNIGLGYVNSYKQWQQINATQLLGEFLAGLPHEWQLPSVGELMKAKAVRAWRLPMGFTAWPPWRPGVLFAGDALGAARPASGAGISKGLQSGLAAGECAIAALTNGGPDDFTNYTQRVEAAWGKEYRRGRWFHRLVGVPAIAAAGVRTLDAVSNPSVRARLLFWEQWSDPATSPHSAGPGTES; via the coding sequence ATGACGCAGGGATTTGACGTGGCGATAGTGGGCGGCGGCCCGGCAGGGTCGGCGGCCGCATGGCAGGCGGCGCAGGCAGGGGCTCGCGTGCTGTTGCTGGACAAGGCTGAGTTCCCCCGAGACAAGCCGTGTGGTGATGGCTTGACACCGCGGGCCGTCAGCTACATCCAGAAGATGGGACTCGCTGAGCAGGTCGCGAAGTTCCACCGCGTGAATCGGGCCACCGTCTACAGTCCGAGCCGCTGGGACCTGGCATTCCCGGACCGCCCGGGGATGCCTGATCACGGTCACGTGGCGCGCCGACTGGATCTCGACTTGATGCTGCTCGACCGGGCCGAGTTCTGCGGTGCCGAGGTGCGCCGCGGCACCGAGGTCGCCGGACCGATCCTCGATGACGGTGGGCGCGTGGCAGGAGTGGTGCTCAAAAGCGGTGAACGGGTCGCAGCTGATGCGGTGATTGCCGCAGACGGCGCCCATTCGCCGGTCAAGCGGGCCCTGAATCTCGTCTCGCAGCACAACGGTTACGCCGCGATCGCGATCCGGGCCGAGATGTCCGCCAATCGACCGGACGTCGACTCGCTCGATGTGCACTTGCAACTGAGGTTCCGCGGCGATCAGCTGCCGGGTTATGGCTGGGTTTTCCCACTCGGCGGGGGCCGGGTGAACATCGGTCTCGGATATGTGAACAGCTACAAGCAGTGGCAGCAGATCAACGCTACCCAGTTGTTGGGCGAGTTCCTGGCCGGACTACCCCATGAGTGGCAGCTACCGTCGGTCGGCGAGTTGATGAAAGCGAAGGCCGTACGGGCGTGGCGGCTACCGATGGGATTCACGGCGTGGCCACCGTGGCGTCCCGGTGTCTTGTTCGCCGGCGACGCGCTCGGAGCGGCGAGGCCGGCTTCAGGTGCGGGGATCTCCAAGGGGTTGCAATCCGGACTGGCGGCCGGTGAATGCGCCATCGCGGCGCTGACCAACGGTGGGCCAGACGATTTCACCAACTACACCCAGCGAGTGGAAGCGGCATGGGGCAAGGAATATCGCCGCGGTCGATGGTTCCACCGGCTGGTCGGTGTGCCTGCGATCGCGGCTGCCGGGGTGCGCACGCTCGACGCCGTCAGCAATCCGTCGGTGCGGGCGAGGCTGCTGTTCTGGGAGCAATGGTCCGACCCCGCAACCTCGCCGCATTCGGCGGGTCCGGGTACCGAATCGTAG
- a CDS encoding TetR/AcrR family transcriptional regulator — MARQSYHHGDLKAVILVQAAALVAERGADTISLRELARAAGVSHAAPAHHFTDRRGLFTALATEGFTLLAGALHEAKPEFAYAARAYVQFALDHPGHYAVMFDKMLYDAADPALRAAEAEAAAELTGGVATLADPNAQRDPDGSALAAWSLVHGFALLTLNGAVTDADPVDTAERLARILFSG; from the coding sequence ATGGCCAGGCAGAGCTATCACCACGGCGACCTCAAGGCCGTCATCCTGGTGCAGGCGGCTGCGCTCGTCGCCGAACGCGGCGCCGACACCATCTCGTTGCGTGAGTTGGCCCGCGCCGCCGGTGTGTCGCACGCGGCGCCGGCGCACCACTTCACCGATCGGCGGGGTTTGTTCACCGCCCTCGCGACGGAGGGCTTCACCCTCCTGGCTGGCGCTCTCCACGAAGCCAAACCTGAATTCGCCTACGCGGCAAGGGCTTATGTGCAGTTCGCCCTCGACCACCCCGGCCACTACGCCGTCATGTTCGACAAGATGCTCTACGACGCGGCCGACCCGGCCCTGCGCGCCGCCGAAGCCGAGGCCGCCGCGGAACTCACGGGCGGCGTCGCGACCCTGGCCGATCCCAATGCCCAGCGCGACCCCGACGGCTCGGCTCTGGCCGCGTGGTCGCTGGTCCACGGCTTCGCCCTGCTCACCCTCAACGGCGCCGTCACCGACGCCGACCCCGTCGACACCGCCGAACGCCTCGCCCGCATCCTCTTCTCCGGCTAG
- a CDS encoding fasciclin domain-containing protein — translation MGLSACSDAGTNSAPSAAPSTNMASMPSAATAATSTPPVTALVGPGCEAYAQQVPTGPGSVAGMGLHPVATAASDNPMLTMLTAALSGKLNPNVNLVTTLNSGQYTVFAPTDDAFKKLPAATLDSLKTDSATLTKILTYHVVQGQLSPAAVAGTHTTLERSPVTVTGDGADLKVNDAALVCGGVKTANATVYMIDSVLMPPK, via the coding sequence ATGGGTTTATCAGCGTGTTCCGACGCCGGCACCAACTCGGCGCCCTCGGCTGCGCCGAGTACAAACATGGCTTCGATGCCAAGTGCTGCCACGGCAGCGACATCGACTCCGCCTGTCACGGCTCTCGTGGGCCCTGGTTGCGAGGCCTACGCACAGCAGGTCCCCACCGGGCCGGGTTCTGTCGCCGGGATGGGGTTGCACCCTGTCGCGACGGCAGCCTCCGACAATCCGATGTTGACCATGCTGACGGCGGCGCTGTCGGGCAAGTTGAACCCGAACGTGAACCTGGTCACGACTCTGAACAGTGGCCAATACACCGTCTTCGCACCCACCGACGATGCCTTCAAGAAGCTGCCGGCAGCGACCCTGGATTCTCTCAAGACGGACTCCGCCACCCTGACCAAAATCCTGACGTATCACGTTGTGCAAGGCCAACTCTCGCCCGCGGCAGTGGCCGGAACGCACACCACCCTCGAACGCTCTCCGGTGACCGTTACCGGCGACGGCGCAGATCTGAAGGTCAATGACGCCGCACTCGTGTGCGGCGGAGTCAAGACCGCGAATGCCACGGTGTACATGATCGACTCGGTCCTGATGCCGCCGAAATGA